From Solidesulfovibrio carbinoliphilus subsp. oakridgensis, the proteins below share one genomic window:
- a CDS encoding ABC transporter ATP-binding protein → MLTIEHLSKSYVQNGSGPTCALADVSFAVPRGAFVSLLGPSGCGKSTILQCVCGLMRPTTGRVALEGRVIVSPPPEMALIFQNAAASLFPWQTVRDNIRFVLRRKAGSPAAKAATAAGALAAVGLSDFADHYPWQLSGGMQQRAALARGLAYGADILLLDEPFASVDAQTREELEDLLATVAAEQQKTVLFVTHDIDEAVYLSDTVVVLTPPPARVAAALTIDLPRPRDQIASREERRFLDARKEIHALLRR, encoded by the coding sequence GTGCTGACCATCGAACACCTGTCCAAATCCTACGTCCAGAACGGTTCCGGCCCGACCTGCGCCCTGGCCGACGTGAGCTTCGCCGTACCGCGAGGAGCTTTCGTGTCGCTCCTCGGGCCGTCCGGCTGCGGCAAGTCCACCATCCTCCAGTGCGTCTGCGGCCTCATGCGCCCGACCACCGGCCGGGTGGCCCTCGAAGGCCGCGTTATCGTCAGCCCGCCGCCGGAAATGGCCCTCATTTTCCAGAACGCCGCCGCCTCGCTCTTCCCCTGGCAGACCGTGCGGGACAACATCCGGTTCGTCCTGCGCCGCAAGGCCGGCTCCCCGGCCGCCAAGGCCGCAACGGCGGCCGGGGCCCTGGCCGCCGTCGGCCTGTCGGACTTCGCCGACCACTACCCCTGGCAGCTCTCCGGCGGCATGCAGCAGCGGGCCGCCCTGGCCCGGGGCCTGGCCTACGGGGCCGACATCCTGCTCCTCGACGAGCCTTTCGCCTCGGTCGACGCCCAGACCCGCGAGGAACTCGAAGACCTGCTCGCCACCGTGGCGGCCGAGCAGCAAAAGACCGTCCTCTTCGTCACCCACGACATCGACGAGGCCGTCTACCTCTCCGACACGGTCGTGGTGCTCACCCCGCCCCCGGCCAGGGTGGCCGCCGCCCTCACCATCGACCTGCCCCGGCCCCGGGACCAGATCGCCAGCCGCGAAGAACGCCGCTTCCTCGACGCCCGGAAGGAAATCCATGCCCTCCTGCGCCGTTAG
- a CDS encoding ABC transporter permease — protein MELGRLAVSGELARQGLATLLRVLGGFAAGGVFGVAFGFACGVWPGLGRASRLTVEFLRPMPSVALIPIGILFLGLGFGLCVAVAGFACAWPAYVAALAGSGAAGAELRATARVYGLTRGETIVYVLAPAAAPQVMAGLRVALAVAVAVTVTTEMAASPDGLGSFILESSLSRRPEAMYAGIVAVGLLGFLLNAAFVAARRRLLRWLPEGCR, from the coding sequence GTGGAGCTTGGGCGTCTGGCCGTGTCCGGGGAGCTGGCCCGGCAGGGGCTGGCCACGCTGTTGCGGGTGCTCGGCGGGTTCGCGGCCGGCGGGGTGTTTGGCGTGGCCTTTGGCTTTGCCTGCGGCGTATGGCCGGGCCTGGGGCGGGCCAGCCGGCTGACGGTGGAATTTCTGCGCCCCATGCCATCGGTGGCCCTTATTCCCATCGGGATTTTGTTTTTGGGCCTCGGGTTCGGGTTGTGCGTGGCCGTGGCCGGGTTCGCCTGCGCCTGGCCGGCCTATGTGGCCGCCCTGGCCGGATCGGGCGCGGCCGGGGCGGAACTGCGGGCCACGGCCCGGGTCTACGGCCTGACCCGGGGCGAGACCATCGTTTACGTGCTGGCCCCGGCCGCCGCTCCCCAGGTCATGGCCGGCCTGCGCGTGGCCCTGGCCGTGGCCGTGGCCGTCACGGTCACGACGGAAATGGCCGCCTCGCCCGACGGCCTCGGGTCCTTTATCCTCGAATCCTCGCTCTCGCGCCGGCCCGAGGCCATGTACGCCGGCATCGTGGCCGTGGGGCTGCTCGGTTTTCTGCTAAACGCCGCCTTCGTGGCCGCCCGACGCCGCCTGCTGCGCTGGCTGCCCGAGGGGTGCCGCTGA
- a CDS encoding ABC transporter permease: MARWTLTALARRLSGLWVLLALTGLWEAASRAGLVSKLYFPPISIIAATFWKLTATGFLPLEAGQTLGRALLGLGLAALLAIPCGLAMGVSRRLSGLLTPTVELLRPVPPPAIIPAAMLFWGIGLGMKLFVVVFACFFPILVGAVDGARGVAPGFRLTAAAYGATRWDMLARVILPAAGPSVAAGFRTAVPMALIVAVLSEMIGATGGIGHYILRMERTFAIPEMYAGVVMLGIMGLAVNAAVERCLGRLLRWHDGWKGATQA; the protein is encoded by the coding sequence ATGGCCCGCTGGACACTGACAGCCCTGGCGCGCCGCCTGAGCGGCCTGTGGGTGCTTTTGGCCCTGACCGGCCTGTGGGAGGCGGCCTCGCGGGCGGGACTGGTCTCCAAGCTCTATTTCCCGCCGATCTCGATCATCGCGGCCACCTTCTGGAAGCTGACCGCCACCGGCTTCCTGCCGCTGGAGGCCGGCCAGACCCTCGGCCGGGCCCTGCTCGGCCTTGGCCTCGCGGCCTTGCTCGCCATCCCCTGCGGCCTGGCCATGGGCGTTTCCCGCCGGCTCTCCGGGCTTTTGACGCCGACCGTGGAACTCCTGCGCCCGGTGCCGCCGCCGGCCATCATCCCGGCGGCCATGCTCTTTTGGGGCATCGGCCTTGGCATGAAGCTTTTCGTGGTGGTCTTCGCCTGCTTTTTCCCCATCCTGGTCGGGGCCGTGGACGGGGCCCGGGGCGTGGCCCCGGGCTTTCGCCTGACGGCCGCCGCCTACGGCGCGACCCGGTGGGACATGCTGGCCCGGGTCATCCTGCCGGCCGCCGGCCCGAGCGTGGCCGCCGGATTCCGCACGGCCGTGCCCATGGCCCTCATCGTCGCCGTGCTCTCCGAGATGATCGGCGCCACCGGCGGCATCGGCCACTACATCCTGCGCATGGAGCGGACCTTTGCCATCCCGGAGATGTACGCCGGCGTCGTCATGCTCGGGATCATGGGCCTGGCCGTCAACGCGGCCGTGGAGCGGTGTCTTGGCCGGCTTTTGCGCTGGCACGACGGCTGGAAAGGCGCTACACAGGCGTAA
- a CDS encoding ABC transporter substrate-binding protein — translation MKRPGLVALLLSFCLAAPALAAGPLPLKVGYIPVGDCLQLYVAEAEGYFKAEGLDVAAVPMKGGAVIAPAVEGGELAIGWSNTVSIVLAHAKGFDFAFLAPGAEGVAGQHDVHALLVPAGSAVQSVKDLAGKTVAINTLGNINEAAMRALAEKAGIAPDSIRLVEVPFPDMAAAMSRGSADAALMLEPFVTDATTRGAARVLDPSPHAPFGNPYLIGGWFAKKAWIKAHPAEASAFARAAAKASAYIAAHPDRARDILSQRTKLASELAGRIVLPRFPDTLAPAALQGVIDVSARFGLVPAPFPAAEILDIPSK, via the coding sequence ATGAAACGACCCGGCCTCGTCGCTCTGCTCCTGTCTTTCTGCCTGGCCGCCCCGGCCCTGGCCGCCGGCCCCCTGCCGCTCAAGGTCGGCTACATTCCGGTCGGCGACTGCCTGCAACTCTACGTGGCCGAGGCCGAGGGCTACTTCAAGGCCGAAGGGCTGGACGTGGCCGCCGTGCCCATGAAGGGCGGGGCCGTGATCGCCCCGGCCGTGGAGGGCGGCGAGCTGGCCATCGGCTGGTCCAACACCGTGTCCATCGTCCTGGCCCACGCCAAGGGCTTCGATTTCGCCTTCCTGGCCCCCGGGGCCGAGGGCGTGGCCGGCCAGCACGACGTCCATGCCCTCCTCGTTCCGGCCGGCTCCGCCGTCCAGTCGGTCAAGGACCTGGCCGGCAAGACCGTGGCCATAAACACCCTCGGCAACATCAACGAGGCGGCCATGCGGGCCCTGGCCGAGAAGGCCGGCATCGCGCCCGATTCCATCCGGCTGGTGGAGGTCCCCTTTCCGGACATGGCCGCAGCCATGAGTCGGGGATCGGCCGACGCGGCGCTGATGCTCGAACCGTTCGTCACGGACGCGACCACGCGGGGCGCGGCCCGGGTCCTCGACCCCTCGCCCCACGCCCCCTTCGGCAATCCGTACCTGATCGGCGGCTGGTTCGCCAAAAAGGCCTGGATCAAGGCCCACCCGGCCGAAGCCTCGGCCTTTGCCCGGGCCGCGGCCAAGGCGTCGGCCTACATCGCGGCCCATCCGGACCGGGCCCGGGACATCCTGAGCCAGCGGACCAAGCTGGCCTCGGAGCTGGCCGGCCGGATCGTCCTGCCCCGCTTTCCGGACACCCTGGCCCCGGCCGCCCTGCAAGGCGTCATCGACGTTTCGGCCCGCTTCGGCCTCGTGCCGGCACCGTTTCCGGCCGCTGAAATCCTCGATATTCCTTCGAAATAA